A stretch of the Halomonas sp. BDJS001 genome encodes the following:
- a CDS encoding mechanosensitive ion channel family protein, which produces MRQHWLINSLIGVVLFVLASLTVTSMAITQAQAQTVSLPGLSSGSDEQTAEVSGEEFQQSLNDVITLLENEQQRSELLKSLRELQVTADAASEDEGVVRQGLLGALADTLSDLGDQAEAGGSPIDEWARQLAQGAEDLRALNDDADQGEAIRAVAEGAVLAFIWGVLLVVMIAFGRMVATRREWPLDLPRDPKGWLMAVHFLRRMLPWALSFAITLGIGQVLPDSPGRTLVLVVAYICLCGRALSVVFETVIAFFSRGHRFTAVQLLQQRALRGLFVIGALIALGDAVNSSRLVEMLGSELSSLVSVLSNMLAALFAARFIIKFKRPVRHLICNRPFKQRRDASTAVEMIRSLGGLWHIPALLLVSGSLLAIFITVGDVGTALARSIISASLLVLTLVVTGLLRRQAERMGKRRHRRRQSQYRKRLERFGFVLAHICSWMVFAELSMQVWGSSFFGLGQQAVASARIGQALMSLGATVLLAWLVWIFADTAIQRALTSSARSRGRRVNQARAQTITPMIRNVIFVTILIIAFIAGLANLGVNVTPLLAGAGVIGLAIGFGAQTLVQDLITGIFILIEDSLAVDDFVQINNHMGTVEGLTLRTVRLRDLDGIVHIITFSRIESIHNMSRQFGIALMRIRIPFDMKIDDAITLMQETAQELRRDPMMRHYIWSPLEMQGVQGFEDGCPILRMRFRTAPEMQWDVSRAFNLLLKQRMEDQEIDLGVPRLSVSMEARAEDRMEATAGTSFSLEKDSPESGQNGGEAGQESESNDGHHKQPAPPKPAPRPTKAEIRQDEQARKHDKTANRAASHRQTAHAQGEPQGDTYASPGGEHGDE; this is translated from the coding sequence GTGCGACAGCACTGGTTAATCAACTCGCTAATAGGCGTTGTCTTGTTTGTGTTAGCAAGCCTGACAGTGACGAGCATGGCAATCACTCAGGCCCAGGCGCAAACGGTGTCGCTGCCCGGTCTGAGCAGTGGTTCCGACGAGCAAACGGCTGAGGTCAGCGGCGAAGAGTTTCAGCAGTCGCTCAATGACGTCATCACCCTGCTCGAAAATGAGCAGCAGCGCAGCGAGTTGCTTAAATCGCTGCGCGAGCTCCAGGTCACTGCTGACGCTGCCAGTGAGGATGAGGGCGTGGTGCGCCAAGGGCTGCTGGGGGCTCTTGCCGACACCTTAAGTGACTTGGGTGACCAAGCTGAGGCGGGGGGCTCTCCCATTGATGAGTGGGCGCGCCAACTGGCGCAAGGTGCTGAAGATTTGCGCGCGCTTAACGATGATGCCGACCAGGGCGAGGCCATTCGCGCGGTGGCAGAGGGGGCCGTGCTAGCCTTTATATGGGGGGTGCTGCTGGTCGTCATGATTGCCTTTGGGCGCATGGTGGCCACCCGGCGGGAGTGGCCGTTGGATCTGCCTCGGGATCCCAAAGGCTGGCTGATGGCAGTGCACTTCTTACGCCGTATGCTGCCTTGGGCGTTGTCGTTTGCCATCACGCTGGGCATTGGTCAAGTGTTGCCCGATAGCCCTGGGCGAACGCTGGTGCTGGTGGTGGCCTATATTTGCCTGTGCGGGCGGGCGCTCTCGGTGGTGTTTGAAACGGTCATCGCGTTCTTTAGCCGGGGCCACCGGTTTACCGCAGTTCAACTGCTACAACAGCGTGCGTTGCGCGGGCTGTTTGTGATTGGTGCCTTGATTGCGTTGGGCGATGCGGTTAACTCCTCTCGTTTGGTCGAAATGCTGGGCAGTGAGCTATCGAGCCTGGTTTCGGTGCTTTCCAATATGCTGGCGGCGCTGTTCGCTGCGCGTTTCATTATCAAATTCAAACGGCCTGTGCGCCATTTGATTTGCAACCGCCCGTTCAAGCAGCGTCGTGATGCCAGTACGGCCGTTGAGATGATTCGCTCCTTGGGGGGGCTCTGGCACATCCCCGCGCTGTTACTGGTGAGTGGCTCGCTGCTGGCGATCTTTATCACCGTGGGGGATGTGGGAACCGCCCTGGCACGCTCGATTATTTCCGCCAGCCTGTTGGTGCTTACGCTGGTGGTCACTGGCTTATTGCGCCGCCAGGCGGAGCGCATGGGCAAGCGCCGACACCGCCGCCGCCAGAGCCAGTACCGTAAGCGTTTGGAGCGTTTTGGTTTTGTGCTGGCGCATATCTGTTCGTGGATGGTGTTTGCTGAGCTCTCAATGCAGGTGTGGGGTAGTTCCTTCTTTGGGCTAGGCCAGCAGGCCGTGGCCAGCGCGCGTATTGGCCAAGCGCTGATGAGCCTGGGGGCCACCGTGCTCCTGGCGTGGCTAGTGTGGATCTTTGCCGATACCGCCATTCAGCGGGCACTCACGTCGTCGGCACGCTCTCGTGGGCGGCGGGTCAATCAGGCGCGGGCGCAAACCATTACGCCGATGATTCGCAATGTCATCTTCGTCACCATTTTGATTATTGCCTTCATCGCTGGGCTGGCGAATTTGGGGGTCAACGTCACACCGCTGCTAGCCGGTGCCGGTGTGATTGGTCTGGCGATTGGTTTTGGCGCCCAGACGTTGGTGCAGGATTTGATCACCGGTATTTTTATCTTGATTGAGGATTCGCTGGCGGTCGATGACTTCGTGCAGATTAATAACCATATGGGTACGGTCGAGGGGCTGACGCTACGCACCGTGCGGCTGCGCGATTTGGATGGGATAGTGCATATCATCACCTTCAGCCGCATTGAGTCGATTCATAACATGTCGCGCCAGTTCGGCATTGCGCTAATGCGTATCCGCATTCCCTTTGATATGAAAATCGACGATGCGATTACGCTGATGCAGGAGACCGCCCAGGAACTGCGCCGTGACCCGATGATGCGTCACTACATCTGGTCGCCTCTGGAGATGCAGGGCGTTCAGGGTTTTGAAGATGGCTGCCCCATTTTACGTATGCGTTTTCGCACCGCGCCGGAGATGCAGTGGGATGTTTCACGGGCGTTTAATCTGCTGCTGAAGCAGCGTATGGAAGATCAAGAGATTGACCTGGGTGTACCGCGTCTCAGCGTGAGTATGGAAGCGCGCGCCGAAGACCGTATGGAGGCCACCGCGGGGACTTCGTTCTCTTTGGAAAAAGACTCGCCGGAGAGCGGACAGAACGGTGGTGAAGCTGGGCAGGAGAGCGAATCAAACGACGGGCATCATAAGCAACCGGCTCCGCCGAAGCCCGCGCCGCGTCCGACAAAAGCCGAGATACGCCAGGATGAGCAGGCACGCAAGCACGATAAGACGGCTAACCGGGCAGCCTCACATCGGCAAACGGCCCATGCACAGGGCGAGCCCCAGGGCGATACCTATGCCAGCCCCGGCGGCGAACACGGCGATGAGTAG
- a CDS encoding J domain-containing protein codes for MPIARFSPFELLLLKSRSQVDTATLLLLAWVLVHRQHVSEGQRRRRLAQVTAQFRHGHELGPVMSIAHSQDLQAIQLAAEVVRKECGSERSLSIIHQAIAVATDDGELSLANHYILRFLADLLNVAPMTLNTLFKELTGTPLATPEDPSRDAYWQTHDPEYHARKAREAEAAERQHQQAHARAEQQQRKKEQRHQQKQQKQQEKQQRQEQARQAREQEQQRQREQTRQQEQERQRQQQQREQAEREQRRSRQQDSRQQHRHRQQRASPPPPDRTTRALSVLGLTPGATRIEVRHAYRRMAQLHHPDRFYSESEHQVALASARFQRIKNAYDYLMQTY; via the coding sequence ATGCCCATTGCCCGTTTTTCACCCTTTGAGCTGCTGCTATTAAAGAGCCGTAGCCAAGTGGATACGGCAACCCTGCTGCTGTTGGCCTGGGTGCTGGTGCACCGCCAACACGTCTCAGAAGGCCAGCGCCGCCGCCGCTTGGCTCAGGTGACCGCGCAGTTTCGCCATGGGCATGAGCTGGGGCCGGTGATGAGTATTGCCCATAGCCAGGATCTGCAGGCAATCCAGTTAGCCGCCGAGGTGGTTCGCAAAGAGTGTGGCTCTGAACGTAGCCTAAGCATTATTCATCAAGCCATTGCCGTCGCCACTGATGACGGCGAGCTGTCGCTGGCCAACCACTATATTTTGCGCTTTTTGGCTGATTTGCTAAACGTTGCACCAATGACCTTAAATACGCTGTTTAAGGAACTCACAGGCACCCCGCTTGCCACCCCCGAAGACCCTAGCCGCGACGCCTACTGGCAAACCCACGACCCAGAATACCATGCCCGAAAAGCACGTGAGGCTGAGGCGGCTGAACGGCAACACCAGCAGGCTCACGCCCGGGCCGAACAACAGCAACGAAAAAAAGAGCAGCGCCACCAACAGAAGCAACAAAAACAGCAGGAGAAGCAGCAACGTCAGGAGCAGGCGCGCCAAGCGCGAGAACAGGAACAGCAGCGCCAGCGGGAACAGACACGCCAACAAGAGCAGGAGCGGCAAAGGCAGCAACAGCAGCGCGAACAAGCCGAACGCGAGCAGCGACGCTCCCGCCAGCAAGATTCTCGTCAGCAGCACCGACATCGGCAGCAGCGCGCTTCACCGCCACCGCCCGACCGCACCACGCGGGCGCTTTCGGTGTTGGGGCTTACCCCTGGCGCCACCCGGATAGAGGTACGCCACGCCTATCGAAGGATGGCGCAGCTTCACCACCCGGACCGCTTCTATTCGGAAAGCGAACACCAGGTTGCCTTGGCGTCAGCACGGTTTCAGCGTATTAAAAACGCCTATGATTATTTAATGCAAACTTACTAA